From the genome of Halomonas sp. 1513, one region includes:
- a CDS encoding transporter — MKKGLVVSTLMALSLALAGCAQMSAGPEDHGSRTFGSQVEDQGIESRIKGNLSREDARFNDARVNVDSYNGIVLLTGQVPSEELKEKAQEVATGTRNVRRVHNELAVAANVPIAQRTTDTWITTRVRSTLIADERIDARRVRAITENSSVYLMGIATREEADRIVNAVSGISGVQRIVKAFEYLD, encoded by the coding sequence ATGAAAAAAGGACTTGTGGTATCCACCCTCATGGCGCTGAGCCTGGCACTTGCCGGCTGCGCCCAGATGTCGGCCGGACCGGAGGATCACGGCTCCCGGACCTTCGGCAGCCAGGTCGAGGATCAGGGCATCGAGAGCCGTATCAAGGGCAACCTGTCACGCGAGGATGCACGCTTCAACGACGCCCGGGTCAACGTCGACAGCTACAACGGCATCGTGCTGCTGACCGGCCAGGTGCCCAGCGAAGAGCTCAAGGAGAAAGCCCAGGAGGTCGCCACCGGCACCCGCAACGTGCGTCGCGTTCACAATGAGCTGGCAGTGGCCGCCAACGTGCCGATCGCCCAGCGCACCACCGACACCTGGATCACCACCCGGGTGCGCTCGACGCTGATCGCCGATGAGCGCATCGACGCGCGGCGAGTGCGTGCCATCACCGAAAACTCGAGCGTCTACCTGATGGGCATTGCGACACGCGAGGAGGCCGACCGCATCGTCAATGCGGTATCCGGTATCAGCGGCGTGCAGCGCATCGTCAAGGCCTTCGAATACCTCGACTGA
- a CDS encoding phosphoheptose isomerase gives MDFQTRILDHFNASIDTKTYASEVLPPFIEVASQMMVQCLVNEGKILACGNGGSAGDSQHFSSELLNRFERERPSLPALALTTDTSTLTSIANDYSYNEVFSKQIRALGQPGDILLAISTSGNSANVIQAIQAAHDRDMTVVALTGRDGGNMASLLGQDDCEIRVPATSTARIQEVHLLAIHCLCDLIDEQLFGGGD, from the coding sequence ATGGATTTCCAGACGCGCATACTCGACCACTTCAACGCCAGCATCGATACCAAGACCTATGCCAGCGAGGTGCTGCCTCCGTTCATCGAGGTGGCCAGCCAGATGATGGTGCAGTGCCTGGTCAACGAGGGCAAGATTCTGGCCTGCGGCAACGGCGGCAGTGCCGGCGACAGCCAGCACTTCTCCTCCGAGCTGCTCAATCGCTTCGAGCGCGAGCGTCCCAGCCTGCCAGCACTGGCCTTGACCACCGATACGTCGACGCTGACCTCGATCGCCAACGACTACAGCTACAATGAGGTATTCTCCAAGCAGATTCGCGCCCTCGGCCAGCCCGGCGACATCCTGCTGGCCATCTCCACCAGCGGCAACTCCGCCAACGTCATCCAGGCCATTCAAGCGGCCCATGATCGCGACATGACGGTGGTCGCCCTGACCGGCCGCGACGGCGGCAACATGGCCTCGTTGCTCGGCCAGGACGACTGTGAAATCCGCGTACCCGCCACCTCCACCGCGCGCATCCAGGAGGTTCACCTGCTGGCGATCCATTGCCTGTGCGACCTGATCGACGAGCAGCTGTTTGGCGGCGGCGATTAA
- a CDS encoding 16S rRNA (cytidine(1402)-2'-O)-methyltransferase: protein MSDSAYGALYVVATPIGNLDDLSPRAARLLGEVAVIAAEDTRHSARLLRHLGLERPMLSLHEHNEAARVTQLAERLMAGDDVALISDAGTPLICDPGFVLVRELRDAGHRIVPVPGPCALVAGLSAAGLPTDRFTFIGFLPAKSAARRARLEGLAGRDETLVCYESPHRIRDTLADLAAVLGERRVVLARELTKTFETFLDGSAERLLARMQEDPDQARGEFVVMIGGAPPREEADQALLEADQLLAALLAEGVGVKQAASVATRVLGGAKKSWYARAQALKDAG from the coding sequence ATGTCTGACTCAGCTTACGGTGCATTGTACGTGGTCGCCACGCCGATTGGGAATCTCGACGACCTCTCCCCGCGGGCGGCACGGCTGCTCGGCGAGGTGGCAGTGATCGCCGCAGAGGATACCCGCCACAGTGCTCGTCTGCTGCGTCACCTGGGCCTCGAGCGGCCGATGCTGTCGCTGCATGAGCACAATGAAGCGGCGCGGGTGACGCAGCTTGCCGAGCGCCTGATGGCCGGCGACGACGTGGCCTTGATCAGCGACGCCGGCACGCCGCTGATCTGTGATCCGGGCTTCGTGCTGGTGCGCGAACTGCGCGACGCCGGCCATCGCATCGTGCCGGTGCCGGGCCCTTGTGCGCTGGTGGCGGGGCTCAGCGCGGCGGGGCTGCCCACCGATCGCTTTACCTTCATCGGCTTTCTGCCGGCCAAATCGGCGGCCCGGCGGGCGCGTCTCGAGGGGCTGGCTGGGCGTGACGAGACGCTGGTCTGCTATGAATCGCCGCACCGTATCCGTGACACCCTCGCCGACCTCGCAGCGGTGCTGGGGGAGCGCCGCGTGGTGCTGGCGCGTGAGTTGACCAAGACCTTCGAGACCTTTCTCGACGGCAGTGCCGAGAGGTTGCTGGCGCGCATGCAGGAGGACCCGGACCAGGCCCGCGGCGAGTTCGTGGTGATGATCGGCGGCGCGCCGCCGCGGGAGGAAGCCGACCAGGCGTTGCTCGAGGCCGATCAGCTGCTCGCTGCGCTGCTCGCCGAAGGGGTCGGCGTCAAGCAGGCCGCCTCGGTGGCGACGCGGGTGCTGGGCGGCGCCAAGAAATCCTGGTATGCACGGGCCCAGGCGCTCAAGGATGCCGGCTGA
- a CDS encoding ClpXP protease specificity-enhancing factor, with product MLSSRPYLARALYQWLLDNDQTPYIVVDAEHAGVAVPRQFVQNGQIVLNVAPTAVRDLMLENDAITFSARFGGQPMQVVVPSQALIALYARENGVGMVFGHEPVMPGFEAEVAGEEAPAENAPSLSSVESDAEAPEGAPQGESTDEEGGTPPKRRPSLRVIK from the coding sequence ATGCTGTCGAGCCGACCCTACTTGGCCAGGGCCCTTTATCAGTGGCTGCTGGACAACGATCAAACGCCCTATATCGTGGTCGATGCCGAACACGCTGGCGTGGCGGTGCCGCGCCAGTTCGTGCAGAACGGCCAGATCGTGCTCAACGTGGCACCCACCGCGGTACGCGACCTGATGCTGGAGAATGATGCCATCACCTTCAGCGCCCGCTTCGGCGGCCAGCCGATGCAGGTGGTGGTGCCCAGCCAGGCGCTGATCGCGCTGTATGCGCGGGAAAACGGCGTAGGCATGGTGTTTGGCCACGAGCCGGTGATGCCCGGGTTCGAGGCCGAGGTCGCCGGCGAGGAAGCGCCGGCAGAGAATGCGCCGTCGCTGTCCAGCGTCGAGAGCGATGCCGAGGCACCCGAGGGGGCGCCGCAGGGCGAGTCGACAGACGAGGAGGGCGGCACGCCACCCAAGCGGCGGCCCTCGCTACGCGTAATCAAGTAG
- a CDS encoding cytochrome c1 has protein sequence MKKQLFALLFALVPLTAMAAPLPEQPFSMTPDINDEASLQRGMQLYVNYCMGCHSLEHQRFSRAATDLGMPQDLVEENLIFSTELAFNDQMHIAMDGDDGANWFGVAPPDLTLFNRIRGPDYIYSYLLGFYRDPSQPLGVNNIVLEASAMPNVLEPLQGVQEMVCAESDRPIEGAELDPLSGKYQSCEVLQVTQPGKLEPEEFEEAVYDLTNFLVYVGEPSRLQAQALGPKVLIFIFIFGVIAYLLKREYWRDVH, from the coding sequence ATGAAAAAGCAACTGTTCGCACTGCTCTTCGCGCTGGTGCCGCTCACGGCCATGGCGGCACCGCTCCCCGAGCAGCCGTTTTCGATGACTCCGGACATCAACGACGAGGCCTCCCTGCAGCGTGGCATGCAGCTCTACGTCAACTACTGCATGGGCTGCCACTCACTTGAGCATCAGCGCTTTTCCCGGGCGGCAACCGATCTGGGCATGCCCCAGGATCTGGTGGAAGAGAACTTGATCTTCTCGACTGAGCTGGCCTTCAACGACCAGATGCATATCGCCATGGATGGCGATGATGGCGCCAACTGGTTCGGTGTGGCACCGCCCGACCTGACGCTGTTCAACCGCATCCGCGGGCCGGACTACATCTACTCCTATCTGCTCGGGTTCTATCGCGATCCCAGCCAGCCGCTCGGCGTCAACAACATTGTGCTCGAGGCCTCGGCCATGCCCAATGTGCTGGAGCCGCTGCAGGGTGTTCAGGAGATGGTCTGTGCCGAGAGCGACCGGCCCATCGAGGGTGCCGAGCTCGACCCGCTGTCCGGCAAGTACCAGTCCTGTGAAGTGCTGCAGGTCACCCAGCCGGGCAAGCTGGAGCCCGAGGAGTTCGAGGAAGCGGTCTATGACCTGACCAACTTCCTGGTCTACGTGGGTGAGCCGTCCAGGCTTCAGGCCCAGGCGCTTGGTCCCAAGGTGTTGATCTTCATCTTCATCTTCGGTGTCATCGCCTACCTGCTCAAGCGCGAGTACTGGCGCGACGTTCACTGA
- a CDS encoding 30S ribosomal protein S9, which produces MTQQYYGTGRRKTSTARVFLKPGTGKITVNDKELDLYFGRVTGRMVVRQPLELTDTLGQFDAYVTVKGGGGSSQAGAIRHGITRALMVYNEELRQPLRAAGYVTRDAREVERKKVGLRKARRRPQFSKR; this is translated from the coding sequence ATGACACAGCAGTATTACGGTACCGGGCGCCGCAAGACATCCACCGCCCGTGTGTTCCTCAAGCCGGGCACCGGCAAGATCACCGTCAATGACAAGGAACTCGACCTCTATTTCGGTCGCGTCACCGGTCGCATGGTGGTGCGCCAGCCCCTCGAGCTGACCGACACCCTGGGCCAGTTCGACGCCTATGTCACCGTCAAGGGCGGCGGCGGTTCGTCTCAGGCCGGCGCCATTCGTCACGGCATCACCCGTGCCCTGATGGTGTATAACGAAGAACTCCGCCAGCCGCTGCGCGCCGCCGGTTACGTGACTCGCGATGCCCGCGAAGTCGAGCGTAAGAAGGTTGGCCTGCGCAAGGCGCGTCGTCGCCCGCAGTTCTCCAAGCGTTAA
- a CDS encoding cytochrome b, which yields MANPNKAKAEKGLMRWVDDRFPATQMIQDHLTKYYAPKNFNFFYIFGVLALLVLVNQILTGVWLTMSYNPSGEGAFASVEYIMRDVEWGWLIRYLHSTGASAFFVVIYLHMFRALLYGSYKAPRELVWIFGMAIYLLLMAEAFMGYLLPWGQMSYWGAQVIISLFATIPFVGPDLAQWIRGDFLISGITLNRFFALHVVALPIVILALVVLHIIALHEVGSNNPDGIDIKEKKDESGKPLDGIPFHPYYTVKDLVGIAIFLFVFALVVFYFPEGGGYFLERPNFEPANPMVTPDHIAPVWYFTPFYAILRAITFDIGPLQAEFLGVLFMGGAIAVLFVLPWLDRSPVRSMRYKGWMSRSMLIIFALSFVILGVLGAIPATPIRTAVAQLCTVLYFAFFLLMPFYTKLEKTKPVPERVTG from the coding sequence ATGGCTAATCCGAACAAGGCGAAGGCGGAAAAGGGCCTCATGCGCTGGGTCGATGACCGTTTTCCCGCCACCCAGATGATCCAGGACCATCTGACCAAGTATTACGCGCCTAAGAACTTCAACTTCTTTTACATCTTCGGTGTGCTCGCCCTGCTGGTGCTGGTCAATCAGATCCTCACCGGGGTATGGCTGACCATGAGCTACAATCCCTCCGGCGAGGGGGCCTTCGCGTCCGTCGAGTACATCATGCGCGACGTGGAGTGGGGTTGGCTGATCCGCTATCTGCACTCCACTGGCGCGTCGGCGTTCTTCGTGGTGATCTACCTGCATATGTTCCGCGCTCTGCTCTACGGCTCCTACAAGGCGCCTCGTGAGCTGGTCTGGATCTTTGGCATGGCCATCTACCTGCTGCTGATGGCTGAGGCCTTCATGGGCTACCTGCTGCCCTGGGGTCAGATGTCCTACTGGGGGGCTCAGGTGATCATCTCGCTGTTCGCCACCATCCCCTTCGTGGGTCCCGATCTGGCGCAGTGGATTCGCGGTGACTTCCTGATCTCCGGGATTACCCTGAACCGCTTCTTTGCCCTGCACGTGGTGGCGCTGCCGATCGTGATTCTGGCGCTGGTGGTGCTGCACATCATCGCCCTGCACGAGGTCGGCTCGAACAATCCCGACGGCATCGATATCAAGGAAAAGAAGGACGAGTCCGGCAAGCCGCTGGATGGCATCCCCTTCCATCCGTACTACACCGTGAAAGATCTGGTCGGCATCGCGATCTTCCTGTTCGTCTTCGCGCTGGTCGTCTTCTACTTCCCCGAGGGCGGCGGCTACTTCCTGGAGCGCCCCAACTTCGAACCGGCCAACCCCATGGTGACCCCGGATCACATCGCGCCGGTGTGGTACTTCACGCCCTTCTACGCGATCCTGCGGGCGATCACCTTCGATATCGGTCCGCTTCAGGCCGAGTTCCTCGGCGTGCTGTTCATGGGCGGTGCCATCGCGGTGCTGTTCGTGCTGCCCTGGCTCGACCGCAGCCCGGTGCGCTCGATGCGCTACAAGGGATGGATGTCCCGGTCGATGCTGATCATTTTCGCCTTGAGCTTCGTGATCCTGGGTGTTCTGGGTGCGATTCCCGCTACGCCGATTCGCACTGCCGTAGCGCAGCTCTGCACTGTTCTATATTTCGCCTTCTTCCTGCTGATGCCGTTCTACACCAAGCTGGAGAAGACTAAACCCGTTCCGGAGAGGGTGACTGGCTAA
- a CDS encoding LppC family lipoprotein: protein MDKSPRSLLLAALLALAVAGCAAPTGVVDRITDPEPETLLERAADQPPSEAAATRLEAADILARRGDEAQAFEVAERLDDSLLEDAQRVRWAVLLSGLAYDLEEDSSVLQAASILDEDIDMERDDRNALRYRQGLSLGRIGEPLASSRVLLRVQADTDNPVLNDDIWRQLTRLNRQELAALGEDPTPLTAGWLEVIDLQQQSGGDITRFLDRFNNWRERNANHPAARRPPSELTELRELRDQDVRRIAVLLPESGPLADVAEQIRRGIQARHRDAGDNGETTPQITFIDASSGDLQALYAEANMAGAQVVIGPLDKDQVTQLENRDSVPLPTLALNYGYGERNNAENLFQYGLSAEDEARQAARRAYLDGHRRSAILVPDNDWGERVGNAFRHEWERQGGSVTSAVRYEPGGSVAGAVRPLLSVSGERAQLGNVDMMFLLALPSYARQVPPMLDFYYASNLPIYATSHLYEGRPQPRIDHDLDDVQFPDIPWLIPQAAVGGDNAVPFFGSFMALREDNDPALFKLNAMGVDAYELARRLPQLQAISGSEVQGATGILRAESDGRIYRELPWATFVNGVPQLPMGLINRDDLLGDGIPRLRDPDADSDNGNGNVFDDGRAR from the coding sequence ATGGACAAATCGCCTCGCAGCCTGCTGCTTGCCGCCCTGCTGGCGCTGGCGGTCGCAGGCTGTGCCGCGCCGACCGGCGTGGTCGACAGAATCACCGACCCCGAGCCGGAGACCCTGCTCGAGCGCGCCGCCGACCAGCCGCCTTCCGAGGCCGCCGCGACGCGCCTGGAAGCGGCCGACATCCTAGCACGGCGTGGTGACGAGGCGCAGGCCTTCGAGGTCGCAGAGCGCCTCGACGACAGCCTGCTCGAGGACGCCCAGCGGGTACGCTGGGCGGTCCTGCTGTCCGGCCTGGCCTACGACCTCGAGGAGGATTCCAGCGTCCTGCAGGCAGCCAGCATCCTCGACGAGGATATCGACATGGAGCGTGACGACCGCAACGCGCTGCGCTATCGCCAAGGCCTGTCGCTGGGGCGCATCGGCGAACCGCTGGCCTCGTCGCGAGTGCTCTTGAGGGTGCAAGCCGACACCGACAACCCAGTGCTCAACGATGATATCTGGCGCCAGTTGACGCGCCTCAACCGTCAGGAGCTGGCGGCCCTCGGCGAGGATCCCACCCCCCTCACCGCCGGCTGGCTCGAGGTCATCGACCTGCAGCAGCAGAGCGGCGGCGACATCACCCGCTTCCTCGACCGCTTCAATAACTGGCGTGAACGCAACGCCAATCATCCCGCGGCGCGACGCCCGCCCAGCGAGCTGACCGAGCTGCGCGAACTGCGCGACCAGGACGTGCGGCGCATCGCCGTGCTGCTGCCGGAGTCCGGCCCGCTGGCCGATGTCGCCGAACAGATCCGCCGCGGCATACAGGCCCGCCATCGGGACGCCGGGGACAACGGCGAAACGACACCGCAGATCACCTTCATCGACGCCAGCAGCGGCGACCTTCAGGCACTCTACGCCGAGGCCAACATGGCCGGTGCCCAGGTGGTGATCGGTCCCCTCGACAAGGATCAGGTCACCCAGCTCGAGAATCGCGACAGCGTGCCGCTGCCGACCCTGGCCCTGAACTACGGCTACGGCGAGCGCAACAACGCCGAGAACCTCTTCCAGTATGGGCTTTCCGCGGAAGACGAGGCGCGCCAGGCGGCACGCCGTGCTTACCTCGACGGCCACCGGCGCAGCGCCATACTGGTACCCGACAACGACTGGGGCGAGCGCGTCGGCAACGCCTTCCGCCATGAGTGGGAACGCCAGGGCGGCAGCGTCACCTCGGCGGTACGCTATGAGCCCGGCGGCTCGGTGGCCGGCGCCGTGCGCCCGCTGCTCAGCGTCAGCGGCGAACGCGCCCAGCTCGGCAACGTCGATATGATGTTCCTGCTGGCACTCCCCAGCTACGCCCGCCAGGTGCCGCCGATGCTGGACTTCTATTACGCCAGCAATCTGCCGATCTACGCCACCTCGCATCTCTACGAGGGTCGTCCCCAGCCGCGCATCGACCATGACCTGGATGACGTGCAGTTCCCCGATATTCCGTGGCTGATTCCCCAAGCCGCCGTCGGCGGCGACAACGCCGTGCCGTTCTTCGGCAGCTTCATGGCCCTGCGCGAGGACAACGATCCCGCCCTGTTCAAGCTCAATGCCATGGGTGTCGACGCCTACGAACTGGCGCGCCGCCTGCCGCAGCTCCAGGCGATTTCCGGGAGCGAGGTGCAGGGCGCCACCGGCATCCTGCGCGCCGAGAGCGATGGTCGCATCTACCGCGAGCTGCCCTGGGCAACCTTCGTCAACGGCGTGCCCCAGCTTCCGATGGGGCTGATCAATCGCGATGACCTGCTCGGCGACGGCATCCCGCGGCTGCGGGATCCTGATGCCGACAGCGACAACGGCAACGGCAACGTCTTCGACGATGGCCGGGCCCGCTGA
- a CDS encoding ubiquinol-cytochrome c reductase iron-sulfur subunit, translated as MADNGVNRGRRRFLVGATTVVGAVGAVGVAVPFVASWQPSARARAAGAPVRADISQLEPGQRITVEWRGRPVWVISRTEEMIERTENSDPGRFSDPDSEQPQQPAYITGPLRSSRPEIGVLIGICTHLGCSPLYRPEPDAVDMDDWPGGFFCPCHGSYFDLAGRVFRNVPAPTNLEVPPYRFEGDDIIIGEDEESA; from the coding sequence ATGGCAGATAACGGCGTAAACAGAGGGCGGCGCCGTTTCCTCGTGGGTGCCACCACCGTCGTGGGTGCGGTGGGCGCTGTCGGGGTTGCGGTCCCCTTTGTGGCTTCCTGGCAGCCCAGTGCCAGGGCAAGAGCGGCGGGTGCGCCGGTACGAGCTGACATATCCCAGCTCGAGCCGGGGCAGCGCATCACCGTCGAGTGGCGTGGGCGCCCGGTGTGGGTCATCAGCCGTACCGAGGAAATGATCGAGCGCACCGAAAACAGCGATCCTGGGCGTTTCTCGGACCCTGACTCCGAGCAGCCCCAGCAGCCTGCCTACATCACCGGCCCGCTACGCTCCTCACGGCCCGAGATCGGCGTGCTGATCGGTATCTGTACGCATCTCGGCTGCTCGCCGCTGTATCGCCCGGAACCCGACGCCGTTGACATGGATGACTGGCCGGGCGGGTTCTTCTGCCCCTGCCACGGCTCCTACTTCGATCTGGCGGGGCGCGTGTTTCGCAACGTGCCGGCGCCGACCAACCTCGAGGTGCCGCCCTATCGCTTTGAAGGCGACGACATCATCATCGGTGAAGATGAGGAGAGTGCCTAA
- a CDS encoding 50S ribosomal protein L13, translating into MKTFSAKPQSVQRDWFVVDATDKTLGRLATEIARRLRGKHKAEYTPHVDTGDYIVVINAEKVKVTGNKAQAKTYYRHTGYPGGLRSMNFEKMIGYAPERVIESAVKGMLPKGPLGRAMYTKLKVYAGAEHPHVAQQPQELNL; encoded by the coding sequence ATGAAGACGTTCAGTGCTAAGCCGCAGTCCGTCCAGCGCGACTGGTTTGTCGTCGACGCGACAGACAAGACGCTCGGTCGTCTGGCGACCGAAATTGCACGCCGCCTGCGCGGCAAGCATAAGGCGGAGTATACCCCGCACGTCGATACCGGCGACTACATCGTCGTGATCAACGCCGAGAAGGTTAAGGTGACCGGCAACAAGGCCCAGGCCAAGACCTATTATCGTCACACCGGTTACCCGGGTGGCCTGCGTTCCATGAACTTCGAGAAGATGATCGGCTACGCTCCCGAGCGCGTCATCGAGTCTGCCGTCAAGGGCATGCTGCCGAAGGGTCCGCTGGGCCGCGCCATGTACACCAAGCTCAAGGTCTACGCCGGTGCCGAGCATCCGCACGTTGCTCAGCAGCCGCAAGAACTGAACCTCTAA
- a CDS encoding stringent starvation protein A — protein MGVVAKRSSMTFYSGSDDHLSHRVRIVLAEKGVAVDILEVAEGSQPEELAELNPYNSVPTLVDRDLVLYESKVMMEYLDERFPHPPLLPVYPVARAQSRLWMHRIEREWCPLVEQILDGSKKDADKARKELRESLVGISPIFEDMPFFMSEEFSLVDCCLAPLLWRLPALGIELPEKQVKPLLGYMERLFERDAFKAALSETEREMRT, from the coding sequence ATGGGTGTAGTGGCCAAGCGTTCGTCGATGACGTTCTATTCCGGTAGTGACGACCACCTCAGCCATCGGGTGCGTATCGTGCTGGCCGAAAAGGGCGTGGCCGTGGACATTCTGGAAGTCGCCGAGGGCAGTCAGCCCGAGGAACTCGCCGAGCTCAATCCTTACAACAGCGTGCCGACGCTGGTGGATCGCGACCTGGTGCTATACGAGTCCAAGGTGATGATGGAATACCTTGACGAGCGTTTCCCGCATCCTCCGCTGCTGCCGGTGTACCCGGTGGCTCGCGCGCAGAGCCGGTTGTGGATGCATCGCATCGAACGCGAATGGTGCCCGCTGGTCGAACAGATTCTCGACGGCAGCAAGAAGGACGCCGACAAGGCACGCAAGGAACTTCGCGAGAGCCTGGTGGGGATTTCCCCGATCTTCGAGGATATGCCGTTCTTCATGAGTGAAGAGTTCTCGCTGGTCGACTGCTGCCTGGCGCCGCTGCTGTGGCGTCTTCCGGCACTCGGCATCGAGCTGCCGGAGAAGCAGGTCAAGCCGCTGCTTGGCTACATGGAGCGGCTGTTCGAGCGCGATGCCTTCAAGGCCGCACTCTCCGAGACCGAGCGCGAGATGCGCACCTGA
- a CDS encoding YraN family protein, producing MAGPADARQRGAQIERAVADWLVQRGLQLVASNQHAKGGELDLVMRDGDILVFVEVKHRADSRHGHPLEFVTATKQRRLIRAARFYLLRNGLSCACRFDVVAVTGHAPDLDIQWVRGAFEAF from the coding sequence ATGGCCGGGCCCGCTGACGCCCGACAGCGCGGCGCGCAGATCGAGCGTGCCGTGGCCGACTGGCTGGTCCAGCGCGGCCTGCAGCTGGTGGCCAGCAACCAGCACGCCAAGGGCGGCGAGCTGGATCTGGTGATGCGCGACGGAGACATCCTGGTGTTCGTTGAGGTAAAGCACCGCGCCGACAGCCGCCACGGCCATCCGCTGGAGTTCGTCACCGCCACCAAGCAGCGCCGCCTGATTCGGGCGGCGCGTTTTTATCTGCTACGCAACGGGCTATCATGTGCCTGCCGCTTCGATGTAGTCGCCGTAACCGGCCATGCACCCGACCTCGACATCCAGTGGGTGCGGGGCGCCTTCGAAGCGTTCTGA
- a CDS encoding cell division protein ZapE, with translation MSATTTATNAPASTGQGPLARYRADLERDDFQYDPAQEAAVEHLQRLYDALVAAPRSAPKQVASGRGLKSKMAGLFGNKKPASPFEAPPAIMGLYFWGGVGRGKTYLVDTFFESLPFPDKMRTHFHRFMQRVHNELDHYKGEKNPLKLIATKFAGEARVICFDEFFVKDITDAMILANLLEALFEHGVVLVATSNIVPDDLYKDGLQRARFLPAIELVKRHCDVVNVDSGIDYRLRALERAEIFHSPLDAAAESELARSFREIAGAEGEADAPVEINHRILKARRLHDDVVWFEFLELCDGPRSQNDYIELAREFHSVLVSNVTRMSAATDDQARRFINMVDEFYDRGVKLLMSAEVDAERLYADGRLEFEFQRTLSRLQEMQSHEYLALPHKP, from the coding sequence ATGAGTGCGACAACCACTGCGACGAATGCGCCGGCGTCCACCGGCCAAGGGCCACTGGCCCGCTACCGTGCCGATCTCGAGCGCGACGATTTCCAGTATGATCCGGCCCAGGAAGCGGCGGTCGAACACCTGCAGCGTCTCTACGATGCGCTGGTGGCCGCGCCGCGCAGCGCCCCCAAGCAGGTGGCGTCGGGCAGGGGGCTGAAGTCGAAGATGGCGGGGCTGTTCGGCAACAAGAAGCCCGCCTCGCCGTTCGAGGCGCCGCCGGCGATCATGGGGTTGTACTTCTGGGGTGGCGTGGGTCGCGGCAAGACCTACCTGGTGGACACCTTCTTCGAGTCGCTGCCGTTCCCCGACAAGATGCGCACTCACTTTCATCGCTTCATGCAGCGGGTGCACAACGAGCTCGACCACTACAAGGGCGAGAAGAACCCGCTCAAGCTGATCGCCACCAAGTTTGCCGGCGAGGCGCGGGTGATCTGCTTCGACGAGTTCTTCGTCAAGGACATCACCGATGCGATGATCCTCGCCAACCTCCTCGAGGCGCTGTTCGAGCACGGCGTGGTGCTGGTGGCGACCTCCAATATCGTGCCCGATGACCTCTACAAGGACGGCCTGCAGCGGGCGCGCTTCCTGCCCGCCATCGAGCTGGTCAAGCGCCACTGCGACGTGGTCAACGTCGACTCGGGCATCGACTATCGGCTGCGCGCCCTGGAGCGCGCCGAAATATTCCACTCGCCGCTAGACGCCGCTGCCGAGTCGGAGCTGGCGCGCAGTTTTCGCGAGATCGCCGGCGCCGAAGGTGAGGCCGATGCCCCGGTCGAGATCAACCACCGCATTCTCAAGGCGCGGCGTCTCCACGACGACGTGGTGTGGTTCGAGTTTCTCGAGCTGTGCGACGGCCCGCGCAGCCAGAACGACTATATCGAGCTGGCCCGCGAGTTCCATAGCGTGCTGGTCTCCAATGTCACGCGGATGAGTGCGGCCACCGATGATCAGGCGCGGCGTTTCATCAACATGGTCGATGAGTTCTACGACCGCGGCGTCAAGCTGCTGATGTCGGCGGAGGTCGACGCCGAGCGGCTCTACGCCGACGGGCGACTGGAGTTCGAGTTCCAGCGCACCCTGTCGCGGCTTCAGGAGATGCAGTCCCACGAGTATCTGGCGCTGCCCCATAAGCCGTGA